One stretch of Juglans microcarpa x Juglans regia isolate MS1-56 chromosome 3D, Jm3101_v1.0, whole genome shotgun sequence DNA includes these proteins:
- the LOC121256018 gene encoding LOW QUALITY PROTEIN: glutamate receptor 3.2-like (The sequence of the model RefSeq protein was modified relative to this genomic sequence to represent the inferred CDS: inserted 1 base in 1 codon) produces the protein MNLVWHVSIFVLCTGAFSAETLRPDVVKVGAIFTFSTINGKVARFAMKAAENDVNSNPRFLGGSKLSIQLHDSNFSGFLGIMGALNFMETDTVAILGPQNAVMAHVLSHIANELHVPLLSFTALDPTLSPLQYPYFVQTAPNDQFQMTAIADMISYFGWGEVVAIFSDDDQSRNGVIALGDKLAERRCKISYKAALPPDPTSTPSEVKDQLVKVRMMEARVIVLHTFSKTGLLVFHEAQNLGMMETGYVWIATTWLSTVLDSTSPLSSKTANAIQGVLTLRPHTPDSESKRSFISQWHKLSNGSIGLNPYGLYAYDTVWMLARAIKLFFDQGGNMSFSNSTRLSQMRGGALNLGALSIFDXGKQLLNNILQTNMTGLTGPIQFNSDRSPFRPAYDILNMIENGYRQIGYWSNYSGLSVVTPETLYARPPNRSSSSQQLDSVVWPGGTTKKPRGWVFPNNGRQLRIGVPNRVSYRNFVLLSSVNGTDKVQGYCMDVFLAAINLLPYAVPHIFIPFGDGHKNPSYNELVNMVATNVFDAAVGDIAIVTSRTKNVDFTQPYIESGLVVVAPVKKFSRAWAFLRPFTPWMWAVTAAFFLIVGTVVWILEHRINDEFRGPPKKQLVTIMWFSFSTMFFAHRENTVTTLGRFVLIIWLFVVLIINSSYTASLTSILTAQQLSSPITGIDTLVTSNEPIGFQVGSFAENYLTDELNIPKSRLVALGSPEEYAVALERGTVAAVVDEQPYMELFLSDHCRFSVRGQEFTKSGWGFAFPRDSPLAVDMSTAILSLSENGELQRIHDKWLSRKACASQATDPVADKFELQSFLGLFLICGIACCLALIVYFCLMMRQFARHVPEDTDPSSSVSSSRSARLQTFLSFADEKEEVWKSKSKRKRRDMSSNSYGNGNEDEFRNSSRELRLLGKDARCMRIETWLSKTCTLVTPA, from the exons ATGAATCTGGTTTGGCATGTGTCAATTTTCGTTCTTTGTACTGGAGCATTCTCAGCGGAGACTTTGAGACCTGATGTCGTAAAAGTTGGAGCTATTTTCACATTTAGCACTATCAATGGGAAGGTAGCGAGGTTTGCCATGAAGGCTGCTGAGAATGATGTAAATTCCAATCCGCGCTTTCTTGGTGGAAGCAAATTGTCTATACAGCTGCATGATTCCAACTTCAGTGGATTTCTTGGCATCATGGGAG CATTAAATTTCATGGAGACTGATACCGTAGCTATACTGGGTCCACAAAATGCTGTAATGGCTCATGTACTCTCACATATTGCAAATGAACTTCATGTCCCATTATTGTCATTCACGGCACTGGACCCTACCCTCTCGCCCCTGCAATACCCTTACTTCGTTCAAACAGCACCCAATGATCAATTCCAGATGACTGCGATTGCAGATATGATTAGTTACTTTGGTTGGGGAGAGGTTGTTGCAATTTTTAGCGATGATGATCAGAGCCGAAATGGTGTTATTGCTTTAGGTGATAAACTTGCAGAAAGACGCtgcaaaatttcttataaagcAGCACTTCCCCCTGACCCCACATCAACACCAAGTGAGGTTAAGGATCAACTAGTGAAAGTTCGAATGATGGAAGCTAGAGTAATTGTTCTACATACCTTCTCCAAGACAGGTCTCTTGGTTTTTCATGAGGCCCAGAATCTTGGGATGATGGAGACTGGGTATGTTTGGATAGCAACCACTTGGCTATCCACTGTTTTGGATTCAACTTCACCACTTTCTTCAAAAACTGCAAACGCTATCCAAGGAGTTCTGACTCTTCGTCCACACACACCTGATTCAGAAAGTAAAAGGTCATTTATTTCACAGTGGCACAAGCTGAGTAATGGTTCTATCGGGTTAAACCCTTATGGTCTATATGCCTATGATACTGTTTGGATGCTTGCTCGTGCAATAAAGTTGTTTTTTGATCAGGGAGGTAACATGTCATTCTCCAACAGTACACGTTTAAGTCAAATGAGGGGAGGGGCTCTGAATCTTGGTGCATTAAGCATTTTTG GGGGGAAGCAATTGCTCAACAACATATTGCAGACCAATATGACAGGTTTGACAGGACCTATTCAATTCAATTCTGACAGATCTCCTTTTCGTCCTGCATATGATATCCTTAACATGATTGAAAATGGTTATAGGCAGATTGGATACTGGTCTAATTATTCTGGGTTATCTGTTGTGACCCCGGAGACACTTTATGCGAGACCACCCAACCGGTCAAGTTCAAGCCAGCAATTAGACAGTGTGGTATGGCCTGGGGGAACAACAAAGAAGCCTCGTGGGTGGGTTTTTCCAAACAACGGAAGGCAATTGAGAATTGGAGTTCCAAACCGAGTTAGTTACCGTAACTTTGTTTTGCTATCATCAGTAAATGGTACTGATAAAGTTCAAGGATATTGCATGGATGTATTCCTTGCCGCCATAAACTTGCTTCCTTATGCAGTTCCACACATCTTCATTCCGTTTGGAGATGGTCATAAGAATCCAAGCTACAATGAGCTTGTAAATATGGTCGCAACAAAT GTTTTTGACGCAGCTGTTGGTGACATTGCAATCGTCACAAGCAGAACAAAGAATGTGGATTTTACTCAGCCCTATATAGAGTCAGGACTAGTTGTGGTAGCCCCAGTCAAAAAGTTTTCAAGAGCTTGGGCATTCCTACGACCATTTACTCCATGGATGTGGGCTGTCACAGCAGCTTTTTTCCTTATTGTTGGAACTGTTGTATGGATTCTTGAACATAGAATAAATGATGAATTCCGTGGGCCTCCCAAGAAACAGCTAGTCACAATTATGTG GTTTAGCTTCTCTACTATGTTTTTTGCACATA GAGAAAATACAGTGACTACACTTGGTCGCTTTGTGCTTATCATCTGGCTTTTTGTGGTTCTCATAATCAACTCAAGTTATACTGCAAGCCTAACATCAATCCTCACAGCTCAACAGCTTTCCTCTCCCATCACAGGAATTGATACCTTGGTGACTAGCAATGAACCTATAGGATTCCAAGTAGGATCTTTTGCTGAAAACTATTTGACTGATGAACTCAACATCCCAAAATCTAGACTAGTTGCTCTTGGCTCACCAGAAGAATATGCCGTTGCCCTCGAGAGAGGAACTGTTGCTGCTGTGGTTGATGAACAGCCATATATGGAGCTCTTCCTATCAGACCACTGCAGATTCTCAGTTAGAGGCCAAGAATTCACCAAAAGCGGGTGGGGATTT GCATTTCCAAGAGACTCTCCATTAGCGGTTGACATGTCTACTGCCATACTCAGTCTATCAGAGAACGGTGAGCTTCAGAGGATCCATGACAAGTGGTTGTCGAGAAAGGCATGTGCTTCCCAGGCAACCGATCCTGTGGCAGATAAGTTTGAACTACAAAGCTTCTTGGGGCTATTTCTCATCTGTGGGATAGCGTGTTGTCTTGCTCTGATAGTCTACTTTTGCTTAATGATGCGCCAGTTTGCCCGGCACGTCCCTGAAGACACTGATCCTAGTTCTAGTGTTAGCAGCTCACGTTCTGCACGCCTCCAGACATTTTTGTCATTTGCAGACGAGAAGGAGGAAGTGTGGAAGAGCAAGTCAAAAAGAAAACGAAGGGATATGTCCTCAAATAGTTATGGGAATGGAAATGAAGACGAATTCAGGAATTCTTCTAGGGAATTGAGGCTTCTTGGGAAAGACGCGAGATGCATGAGAATTGAGACATGGCTTTCAAAAACTTGCACTTTGGTAACACCGGCTTGA
- the LOC121256023 gene encoding homoserine kinase-like, giving the protein MAICYQPPVKPICVRPSTTFSSASKSPSFRCNFSLPFTTQIREPEPILVSVKAFAPATVANLGPGFDFLGCAVDGLGDFVSISVDPNVHPGQISISHVFGDASSKLSKNPNWNCAGIAAIEVMKMLGIRSVGLSLSLEKGLPLGSGLGSSAASAAAAAVAVNEIFGGRLGPEELVLAGLKSEEKVSGYHADNVAPSIMGGFVLVRNYEPLELMRLNFPAKKDLFFVLVSPEFEAPTKKMRAALPGEIGMAHHVWNCSQAGALVASILQGDLEGLGKALSADKIVEPRRAPLIPGMEAVKKAAIEAGAFGCTISGAGPTAVAVIDSEEVGKRIAESMVEAFWRVGNLKAVKAVKKLDRVGARLVS; this is encoded by the coding sequence ATGGCCATTTGCTACCAGCCTCCGGTGAAGCCCATCTGTGTTCGACCTTCGACCACTTTCTCCTCCGCCTCCAAATCCCCGTCGTTCCGCTGCAACTTCTCTCTGCCCTTCACAACCCAAATACGGGAACCCGAACCGATATTGGTCTCCGTCAAGGCTTTCGCACCGGCTACCGTCGCTAACCTAGGACCCGGTTTCGACTTCCTCGGCTGCGCCGTGGATGGCCTCGGAGACTTCGTGTCAATCTCTGTCGACCCCAACGTCCACCCGGGACAGATCTCCATTTCCCACGTCTTCGGCGACGCCTCCTCTAAGCTCAGCAAGAATCCTAACTGGAACTGCGCCGGCATTGCTGCGATCGAGGTCATGAAGATGCTCGGCATCCGATCAGTCGGTCTTTCCCTCTCCCTTGAGAAAGGCCTGCCATTGGGCAGCGGCCTGGGCTCCAGCGCCGCCAGCGCTGCCGCCGCCGCTGTAGCAGTCAACGAGATCTTCGGCGGGAGACTCGGACCCGAAGAGCTTGTCCTAGCCGGGTTGAAGTCGGAGGAGAAGGTATCGGGTTACCACGCGGACAACGTGGCCCCGTCGATCATGGGCGGCTTTGTTCTGGTCCGCAACTACGAGCCACTGGAGCTTATGAGACTAAACTTCCCGGCTAAAAAAGATCTCTTCTTTGTTCTCGTGAGCCCGGAGTTCGAGGCACCCACGAAGAAAATGCGGGCGGCTTTGCCTGGTGAGATTGGGATGGCGCACCACGTTTGGAATTGTAGCCAGGCCGGGGCGCTGGTGGCGTCGATCTTGCAGGGGGACCTGGAGGGATTGGGAAAAGCTTTGTCGGCGGATAAGATTGTGGAGCCGAGGCGGGCGCCATTGATTCCCGGCATGGAAGCAGTGAAGAAGGCGGCCATTGAGGCCGGAGCGTTCGGTTGTACGATTAGCGGGGCAGGGCCAACTGCAGTGGCGGTCATAGATAGTGAGGAGGTGGGGAAGAGGATTGCGGAGAGCATGGTGGAGGCGTTTTGGAGAGTGGGGAATTTGAAGGCGGTGAAGGCAGTAAAGAAGCTTGATAGGGTGGGTGCCAGGCTTGTTTCATGA